TCGGTCACCTCGACGCGTTCCTCACCGCGACGGAGGTGACCCGTGCCTGACGAACTGCTGGCCACCGCGCGGGCGGCGTACGCCGCCGCGCCGCCGGTGGGCGACTCCGCCTACCACCGTTACTGCCGGGCGTTCGCCCGGCGGCTCGTCGCCGACTGGCCACTGATCGTGGCGGCCAACGACGACGACGTCGCCGAGGCCGAACGGGCCGGCATGGCCCCCACCCTGGTGAACCGGCTCCGGCTGACCGACGACCACCGGGACCGCATGGTGGCGCTGACCGGACAGGCCCGGCGGGAAGTCGAAACGGTGGTCGAGGTCGAGGTCCCGGTCACCGGTGCGGCGCGGACGGTGCACCGGGTGCCCCGCCCGCTCGGCGTCGTGCTGATGGTCTACGAGGCCCGGCCGACGGTCACCGTCGACGGGGCGCTGCTGCCGGTCATGGTGGGCAACGCCGTCCTGCTGCGCGGCGGGCGGGAGAATGCCGCCACCAACGCCGCGCTGGAGCGGACCGCACACGCCGCGTTGGCCGAGGCCGGGCTGCCGACCGGGCTGGTCACCGTCCTCGACGACCCGCACCGGCGGCTGCTGCGCGCCCTGCTGAAACGGCCCGACCAGGTGGACGTGGTGATCCCACGTGGCAGCCCGGCGCTGGTCGACGCCTGCCGGACCAGCGCCATTCCGCTCATCGCCAGCGGTGGCGGGGTCAACCACCTGTACGTGCACCGCAGCGCCGACCTCGACCTGGCGGCCCGGGTGACGCTGGACAGCAAGCTTCCCGAGCCCGCCGGCTGTACCTCGGTGGAGACGGTGCTGGTCGACCGGGCCGTCGCCGAGGCATACCTGGAGGCGCTGGCCCGGCGGCTCAAGGAGGTCGAGGCGACGCTGACCCTCCGGGTGGACCCCGGGGTCGGCGTCCCGGTGGCACCCGGGCTGCGGACCGAACCGCTAGGACCGTACGACATCGGCCGGGAATTCCTCGAACCGGTGGTCGCACTGGTCGGCGTCGACGGTCCGGCCACGGCCCTGGAGCACATCCGTGCGCACGGCTCCGGACACACCGAAGGAGTCCTCGCCCGCGATCCGGAGGTCACCGACACGTTCCGGCGCGGTGTCGACGCCGCCATGGTGGTCGTCAACGGCTCGCTGCGGCTGCACGACGGTCCCACCCTCGGCCTGGGCGCCGAGATCGCCATCGCCACCGGTCGGCTGCACGTCCGGGGTCCGGTGACCCTCGCCGCGCTCGTCACCTACAGCTATGTCACCGACGCTGCGGGGGCGCTGCGCGGCTGACCCGTGTCCTGTCCGTTCGTCCCTGGAGAGGGAGATCATGCCTGCGTACCTGTCAATCGACCGGTCGGCCGTCGCCACCGTCGTCAAGAAGATCGTCGTCGCCGAGTCACGCCTGTCCGTTCCGCCCGACGCCATCGCCGACGACGAACCGCTCGTCGGCGACCTGCTGCACGTCAACTCACTCGGCTTCGTCGGCATGCTCGTGCGGATCGAGGACGAGTTGGACGCGACGCTGCCGGACGACCTCTTCGTGGGCCGCAGCTTCCGCACCGTCGGCGACCTGATCGACGTCGTGACCGCCGCGGAGGTGCAGCCGTGACCACCGAGGTGCCCACCCGCTGGCGCAGCGTCCTGCCGTACCTGGCCGAGCCGCTGCCGCCGGACGTCACGCCGCGACGCGAGGGCGGCGAAGTCAAGATCAATATTCCCGTCGAGCTGGTCCGGCACAGCGTCTCCACAAGGGAGTACTGGGACATCCCCGCCCCCGTCGTGCAGCGGTACCGGCAATACCGGCCGACCCCGCTGTGGCGCGCCCGCGGCTTCGAGGAGGCCGTCGGCGCGCGGGTGCCGATCTACGTCAAGAACGAGGGCGTCAACATCTCCGGCAGCCACAAGCTCAACACCGCCCTCGCCCAGGCCCACTACTACCGTCAGGCCGGCGTCGAGGAACTGGTCACCGGCACCGGCGCCGGCCAGTGGGGCACCGCGATGGCCGCCGCGTGCGCCCTGTTCGGGCTCCGCTGCCGGGTCTTCATGGTGGAGTCCAGCCTGCGTCGCAAGCCGTATCGGGGGGTGCTGATGCGGATGCTCGGCGCCGAGGTGCACGCCAGCCCCAGCGGCCTGACCAAGGTCTCCGCCAGCGAGGAACTCGCCGCCGGCAACAGTCTCTCCCTCGCCATCGGCGAGGCGGTCGAGTACGCCGCCGACCACGACGGCGTCGCGTTCTGCATCGGCAGTGGCGAGACCTACAGCATCCTGCACCAGTCGGTGATCGGGTTGGAGGCGGCCGACCAGCTCGCCGAGCTCGACGCGCGGATCGACACGGTGGTCGGCTGCGTCGGTGCCGGTTCCAACTTCGGCGGCATCGCGCTGCCGTTCCACGCCGCCGCCCGGGCCGCCGGAGCCGAGGGGCCCCGGCTGGTGGCCGCCGAGTCCAGCAGCACCCCGAAACTCACCCGGGGCGTCTACGCGTACGACAAGACCGACGCGACGGGCAGCGGCCCGATGGAGGCGATGTACACCATCGGCAGCGACTACCAGATCCCCGACGCGCACACCGCCGGCCTGCGTTTCCACGGGGCCGCGAAGCTCATCTCCGCGATGCGGCACACCGGTGACGTGGACGCGGTGGCGGTCAGCCAGGCCGACGCCCTCGACGCGGGACGACTGCTCACCCGGCACGAGAGCCTCCTGCCCGCGCCCGAGTCCGGGCACGCCCTGGCCGCGGCTGCCCGGATCGCCGCCTCCGGCGAGACCCACCAGGGCGTGCTGGTCTGCGTGAGCGGGCACGGCTACCTGGATCTGGCCGCGTACGAGCACTTCCTCGCCGGCGGTGTGGAGGACCAGTCCCCGCCCGATGAGGCACTGGCCCGCGCGGTGGCCGGTCTGCGACCGGTGGGAGCACCGTCGTGACCGCCGCCGTCGCCACCGGGGTCCGTACCGAACTGCTCGACTGCATCCAGGCCAACCTCGCCGTCCTCGCCGACCGGTGGGGCGAACCGGGGCGCCACCTCGCCCTCGGCGCGACGCTGCGCTTTCAGCCGCGTCTCGGTCCCGACGGGCTACCCACCGTCGACCCGCCGGTGCGCCAGCACCTGGCCGAGCTGACGGGGCACGTCGGCCTGGTCGCCCAGCGCGAGCACCGCCACCTCGACCCGGCCGGCCTGCGCGCGCTGGCGGAACGGGCCGCAGTGGTGTACGCCGTCGGCGACAGCTACCACATGCCGTGGCTCCCGTACGCCGGCCACAGCCACATGGAGCACAGCTACCTCGTCGCCCTGCACGGCGAAGAGGCGCTGATCGGCGATGCCTACGACAACGAGACCGCCTGGGGTCCCGCGCGCCCCGGCAGCTGGACGCTGCCGTGGGCGCGGCTGCCCGTCACCGATCTGGCCGTGGTCTACACCGTCACGGACGAGTACCGAGCGCCCGCCCTCTCGGTACGCCTGGACGACCCGGCCGCCTACCTGGAGGCGTACGCGCGGTGCGGTGACCCGGTCGCCGCGGCCCGGCGGCTCACCGCCGAGACGTGGCTGATGAGCCGGGCCCGCAAGCTGCACGCCGCGTACCGCCTGCACCGGGGGGAGAGCCTGGACGCGGAGGCGCACCTGCGCCGCTGGGACCAGCTCACCGCCACCGCCTTCATCGCCCTGCGCCGGGTGGAGCGGGGTCGGCCCGCACCCGGCACGCTGCTGACCGACCTGGCCGCAGCCCTCGCCGCCGACCGGGACGTCTTCGCGACCCGGCCCGACCACCTGGAGAAGCCGTGAACCAGACCTTTCAGGACCTGCTCGTGCCCTACCTGCCGTACCTCAACGGTCGACCGGTCACCGAGGAGAGCCGCCTGCACGACCTCGGCCTCAACTCGATGAAGGCCATCGACCTGCTCTTCACCATCGAGGACGAACTCGGTGTGTCGCTGCCCGACGAGGATCTCAACGACTCGACCTTCGCGACCGCCGGCAGCCTGTGGCGCGCGGTGGAGCGGGCCGGTGCCGGCCAGCACACGAAGGTGGTCGTCTGATGACGCTCCCGACGGTGCTGGACGATCCGGCGGCGGACGCACCCCGGGTCCTCGACGCCCTCGGTCCCGGCGCGACCGGGCCGGACGCGTGGCGGGCACTGGGCGCCGCGGGCCTGCTCGCGCAGGTGTACCGCGACGGTGATCCCCGGCAGGGGGTGGACCCGGCCGCGCTCGGCGCGCTGCTGACCGCCGTCGACGAGCGCTGCCCGGTGGGGACCACGCTCGCGGTCTGCGTGCCGTTGGCCACCTGCCTGCCGCTGCTGGCCGGCGTGGCCGGTCCGGCCGCCCGGACGCTGGCGGACGCGCTGCGTGGCGACGCCGTCGTGGCCCTGGCCGCCACCGACGATGTCGCCGGTTGCGACCTGGCCTCGCTGGGCACGACCGTGACGCTGCACGAGGACCACGTGGAGCTCACCGGGACCAAGCGCTGGATCACCAACGCCACCCGGTGCGACGCGCTGCTGGTCCTCGCCCGGCACCGGCCCGGCCCGCACTTCACCAACTTCACCTGGCTGCTGGTACCCGCCACCGCTCCCGGCGTACGCGCCGAGGCGGCCGAGACCGACCTCTTCGACGGCTCGGGCACCGGGCATCTCTCCTTCGACCGGGTCCGGCTCGGTCGCGACCACGTGGTCGGTGGGGTCGGCCGGGGCATGAGTGGATTCGCCGCCCACATCGCCGTCGAACGGCTCGCCGGGGCGTTGTGGGCGGTAGCGCTCTGCCGGCGGGTCCTGGCGGACACCCTGCGGTACCTCCAGGACCGCCGGTACGGCGACGGCACCCTCTGGCACCTGGAGGGCGTCCGCCAGCGGTACGCCGCCGCGCTGCTGTCCGCCCGACAGCACCGGGCGCTCACCGACAGTCTGGCCGGGACCGTGGCGTCCGGCCGGGACGCGCCCGCCGCGGCGATGCTCAAGGCCAGCGCCGCCGGCACCCTCGAACGAGTCCTCGACGAGTGCGCGCACCTCCAGGGCGCGTACGGCTTCCGGACCGGTGGGCCGCAGCACCTACGCGCCCAGGCCGCCCTGTTCGGTATCGGCGGCGGCACGACCGAGGTCGTGTTGTCGGTGATTGGCGGTGCCGCCACCGACATCCTCGCGGGGCTGGACCGATGAGGGCACGTGAGGTCGACCCGGGGGTGTGGGCGGCGGCCGGCGGCGTTACGACCGACGGCACGACGTGGGCGGACCGCGCCGTGGCCGGCGAGATGGCACCCTGGCGGGCCCGGCAGTTCCTCGGCGGGCGGGCCCTGCTGAGGTCGCTGCTCGCCGAGGTGGTGCCGCCAGCCGCGGGGGCGGACCTGGTGCCCGGCCCGAACGGCAAGCCGGTGCTGGTCGGCTGGCCCGGGGTGGGCGTCAGCATCTCGCACGACGAGGAGCAGGTGGCGGTCTGCGTGGCCACCGGCCGTCGGGTCGGTGTCGACGTGCAGACGCCGCCGGACCCGGTCCCGGAGTCGATGCTGCGCCGGTGTGCCCGCCGTTACCTAGACGAGTTGGCCGCGCTGCCGCCGCGCCGGCGAAACCAGGTCTTCACCGAGATCTGGGCCGTCCAGGAGGCCTGCGTCAAGGTCGACGGCTCGGGCATCGGCGGTCGTCCATGGCGCATCGACGTGCCACCGGACCAGGACGAGGGCGACTGGCGCGGGCTGCGCTGGCGCAAGGTACGCGACCTCGCGGGCCCGCCCGTGGCGTGCGCGTGGGACGGTGGTAACCGGTGACGCCGGAGCTGTCCTGCTACACGAGCGCCCTCGTCGACCACCTCGGACCGGCCGCTGCGGACCGGCTCGCCGACTCGGTGCGTCTCTGGGTCCGCCTCGACGCCCCGGGAGGCGCGCTGGCCTTCTCCCACCACGACCGCGTCGACGGCGGCACGCTGGCGTACGCGTCCACCAGCGATTGGGTGACCGCCCGCGCGGCACTCGCCGAGCAGCTCGCCGAGCACGGCTCGGTGATCGTCGTGGGCAACACCTACCACCTGCCCTGGTCGCCGCAGCACCGGTCGCACTCGGTCGCCCACTGGTTCGTCCTGCGGGAACACCGGGGCCGCCGGTGGCGGGTGGGTGACCGGTTCGCCGCGCTGCTGCCCGCCGGTGAACAGCGACCCTTCACCGGGTGGCTCGACGACGCCGCACTGCGCACCGCGCTGACGCCTCTCGGCCGGTGTGCCGCCCACCAGCACAACCGGGACGTCTACGCGTTGGGCGTACCCGTCGAGGTGGGCGACCCCGACCAGTACCGGTGGCTCCGACCCGGCGGCGGTGGGGAAATCGCCTGGCCGGGCGAGTGGCTGCGGGAGCCGGCCGCGGCGCTGGCCGCGCTGCGCGACCGGTTTCTCACCGACGAGCGGGCCCTGCATCGACACGCCGACGACCTGTGGGCGGCCGCCCGGCACCACGGTCACCGGCTGACCCGGCGCGGCGACCTCACGCTGGCCGCCACCTGGGCCCAGCTTCCCAAGGCGCTGCGCTTCGCCGCCGACTCCGCTCGGCGCGGTCGCCCCCGGCCCGGGGTGCTCACCGAAGCGTTCGACCGGCTCATCGAGCTGACGACCAGGACAGAGGGGTATCGATGATCAGCCTTGAGACGGCCGTCGACGAGAGGACCTTCCGCGCCGCCATGTCCCGGCTGGGCAAGTGTGTCGCGATCACGACCGCGCTCGGCCCGGCCGGTCCGGTGGGATGCACCACCACCTCGCTCATGTCGCTGTCGGTAGCACCGCCGAGTGTGCTGCTGGCCTTCCGGACCGGTGGCCGTACCCTCGCCGACCTGCTCGCGGCCGGCCGCTTCGCGGTCAACGTGCTCTCCCGCGACCAGAACGAGCTGGTCCACCGCTTCGCCGCCGGCAACGCCCGAGACCGCTTCAGTGCGGTGGCGTACCGCCTGCACCACGGCGTGCCGCTGCTGCGGGGCGTCGCCGTCACGATGGTCTGCCAGCTACGCGAGTCCCTCACCGCCGTGGATCACACACTGGTCGTCGGCACCGTGTGCGAGCTGCGGACCGGCCCGGACGAGCCGCTGGTACTCGTCGGTGGGAGACCACACCGCGCCGTGCCCGAGACCCCCGCCCCGCTGCTCCCCGCCGGCAACTGCTGAAGCCGCCGACAATTCTCAACAGGAGGTCCCCATGTCCCCGGATCGAGCCTGGGTTCCGCACCGGTCCGACGAACGGTTCGACGAGTTTCTCCTCGCCGCGGCGCGTACACTGCCGGAGAGCCCGGCCGTCGTGGAGTACGTCGATGGCGGCACCCGGCACACCACCTTCGGCGAGCTGGCCGCCGCCGCCGAGCGCTACGTCGCCGCACTGGAACAGTACGGCCTTGACGTCGGCGATCGGGTGATGGTGGTCTCGGACACCTCGGCGGAGGCCATCGCGCTCCTGATGGCCTGCGCGTCGCGGGGGCTGCCGTTCGTGCCGGTGAGCCCGGAGACGCCGGCCGAGCGGCGGGCCGCGATCGCGGCCCTCGCCGAACCCGCGCTGTGCCTGTTCGCCGCCCCGCAGGCCAACACCGCTGCCGGCGAGGGCTGGTTCGGACCCGACGGCATCCACGTGTCGGCCCCGCCGGAGCCCCGGCCGCGCCGGCGCCGGACGGTGACGCCGACTGACCCGGCCTACATCATCTTCACCTCCGGGACCACCGGGCGACCGAAGGGCGTGGTGATGAGCCACCGGGCGGTGGTCTCCTTCTACCGGGGCATGCTCGCCGAGCGCATCGTCGGGGTCGACGACCGGGTGGCCTCGACCGCACCGCTCCAGTTCGACTTCTCGTTGCTCGACATCGGCCTGGCCCTGGGCAGTGGCGCGGCGGTCGTACCGGTGCCGCGGACGCTGCTGCGCTGGCCCACTCGCTTTCTCAAGGTGCTGCGTACCACCCGAGCGACCCAGGTCAACGGCGTTCCGTCGATCTGGCGGCAGGCGCTGCGGCACGTGCCCGATCAGGTCGCCGAGCTGACCGATCTGCGCGGCGTGCTGTTCTGTGGCGAGGACTTCCCGCTGCCCGAGCTGCGACTGCTCCAGCGGTTGCGTCCGACGGCCCGGCTGGTCAACTGCTACGGCGCGACAGAGTCGATGGCGGCCAGCTTCGCCGACGTGCCGAACCCGCTGCCCGGGGAACTGGACCGGCTGTCGATCGGCTCCGGCCACATCGGGGCCGAGTTGCTGCTCGTGCGGGAAGGCGCGGTGGTCGAGGAGACCGGCACCGTCGGCGAGATGTACCTGCGTAGTCCAGCGCTCTTCTCCGGCTACTGGGACGACGCCGAGGCGACCGCCGCCGCCCTCGTGCCAGACCCGGTCGAACCGCGCTCCGGTGACCGGGTGTTCCGCACCGGTGACCTGGCCTACCGGGGAGAGGACGGCGAGCTACGGTTCTGCGGACGGGTGGATTCGCAGGTGCAGATCCGCGGCAACCGGGTGGAGTTGGCCGAGGTACAGCGGCGGCTGCTGGAGTTCCCCGGGGTGGCCGAGGCCGCGGCAGTCGTGGTGACACCACCGGATCGGGATCCGGAACTCGCCGCGTTCGTGGTCCTCGCCACCGACGCCCCACCTGTCGAGGAGCGCGACATCTTGGCCTTCTGCCTGAGGTCGATGCCGTCCTACATGGCGCCGAGCCGGATGCGGGTGGCCGACGCCCTGCCGATCAATCAGCACGGCAAGACCGATCAGCGCAAGCTGCTCGCCGCGCTCGCCGGGGAGTGACGAGGGCGGCGTCAGTCCTCCCGGATCACCTGTTCGGCGGCGGCGAGCACGACCTCCAGGGCGGTGTGGCGGATGCTGCCGCGTCGCCACACCGCCTGGGTGTACGTCTGCATCGGCGGTCGCCAGGGCACCTTGCGCAGGACACCCGCCGTGATGTCCCGGGAGACCGCCACCTCGGGCAGCAGTCCGGCACCCACTCCGTTTGCGACGCTGCGCTTGACCGCTTCCAACGAATTCAACTTGAGCATCCGACGGGGTGGGGCCGGGAAGGGCTTGCCCTGGAGCGGGAAGGTCAGGCAGTGTCGGGCGTCGATGTCGGAACAGACCAGCATCGTGCTGAAGATCTCCTCAGCGTCGGCGGGCCGGCCGGGACCGTTCTCCGGCGCGACCACCAACGCCAATGGTTCTGGCCGGAGGATGCTGAATTCCAGATCCTCGTGCGACTGCTCGACCCCGATCAGGAAGGCACAGTCCAACTGCCCGTCGCGAAGGCGACTGAGGGCGTCCTGCGGTTCGAGCGGATGCAGTGAGAAATCAATCTTCGGATAGCGGACGCACAGGTACTCGATCAGCGGCAGCAGCCGATGGCTGGTCAGGATCTCCGGTGATCCCACGCTCACCCGGCCGTGGGGCTCGCTTGGGACGGCGACCGCTAGTTCTGCCTCCTCCGACAATCGGACGATCTCGCGGGCGTAGGGAAGAAATGTCCGACCGCTCGTGGTGGGCCGGACCCGGCCGGGCATCCGCTCCAGGAGGATCGCCTCCAGCGACCGCTCCAGAGTCTTGATCCGATGGGTGATCGTGGGTTGGCTCACCTTCAACCGGACCGCCGCCCCGGTGAAGCTTCCGGCGTCCACCGTGGTCAGGAGCGCCCGAAGTTGACGAATTTCCACAGCATTCTCCCGTAGCACGAAGCGTCCCCGGATGTGGCCGGGCTCGGACCCGAAAACCGCTGTGAGTCCGCCGACTTTGGTGAGTGGCTTCTCAGCACAGTGGTTCGTGCGCCAAACAATTGCCATGTGTGAATCTTTTGCGACCGACCGTAACACCTGCGTTTCAGGGGGTGCAAGCGCCAGATTGGATGTTTAAGCGGCGGAAAATTGGATACGGCCTAGCGCGCGTCGCCTGTGGTCGGGCCGGAGTGTCTGCCGTGCCCCCTCGACCATTCAGGTGCAAAATAGCCGTCGGAGGTGATCGATGTGGCTGAACGTCAAAACGTCCCAAAACTGTGTCAGGTGGTGCTCGACTGCACCGACGCCAGGTCGCTCGCGGAGTTCTATCGCTCGTTGTTGGGCCTGCTGTACGGTCCCGGGGACAAGCCGCCGGAGCGGGGGCGGGCGGACGAGCGTGGCGACGACTGGCTCGTGCTGAGGACCGCCGACGGCACCCCACAACTGGCCTTTCAGCAGGTGGACCAGTTGGCGGCACCGACCTGGCCGGACGGTTCGGTGCCGCAGCAGTTGCACCTGGATCTCAGCGTGACCTCGATCGAGGAGCTGAAGGCGCAGCACGAACGGGTGCTGGCTCTCGGCGGTCGGCTGTTGTCCGACCAGAAGAACGGCCCCGACGAACCCTTCCGGGTCTACGCGGACCCGGCCGGACATCCTTTCTGCATCTTCGTCGCCTGAGAGGAGTCGGGGCCGTACCGCCCGGTCGCCGGTCGGGGTACGCCTCGACGGTGCTGTTCCGAGGGGGCTCTTCGCCACGTGGCGAGCCTTTGCCCAAGCGCCCGCTTCGCGTCACTGAGTTGCTGCGGATCCACGAGATGCCCCGTCCACCAGTCATCGGAGGCCGGCCATCGCCCCGGTCCAGGGGTACCAGTGGGTGGAGGTGGCCGTGGGTGGGTTGCATGGGGGAGGATTCATTCGGCGATGCTTATTGTGGGCCAAGACAGGTGGTGCTGGTCGGCTCGCCCGTCCTTACTCCCGGTGCCGGTCGGCCCGCTCACGCTGATTAGGCGGCGCGGCGTACCGGGCGAAGCAGGGTGAGTGCTCGAAGGGCGTCGGCGCGGGAGATGGGTTGGTCGTCGTCGGATTGTATGGTCAGCGCGATCTCGATGGCCTGGCGGATCCAGGCGGTTTTGGTGATGCCGGCGTCCTTGGCGGCCATGGTGACGGCGTCATCGAGGTCGGTTGGCATGCGTAGGGACCGCACGACCATGACCTCGGCGCCTTCTGGTGGGAGGGAGGCAAGTAGTTCGGCCTCCTGTTCCGCGGTGGCTGGCGCTGGGTCGAAGGTGAGGTCGTTCATCAGCGCGGCGGCCTCTTCAGGGGTGCGCGGCAGGTGCTGCTGGTTGTCGTTCATCGCGTCTGCTCCCATCGGGTGAAGTCGGCACGTTCGGCGTCGCTCATGTCTCGTGCGCCGA
This is a stretch of genomic DNA from Micromonospora sp. WMMD1082. It encodes these proteins:
- a CDS encoding glutamate-5-semialdehyde dehydrogenase; protein product: MPDELLATARAAYAAAPPVGDSAYHRYCRAFARRLVADWPLIVAANDDDVAEAERAGMAPTLVNRLRLTDDHRDRMVALTGQARREVETVVEVEVPVTGAARTVHRVPRPLGVVLMVYEARPTVTVDGALLPVMVGNAVLLRGGRENAATNAALERTAHAALAEAGLPTGLVTVLDDPHRRLLRALLKRPDQVDVVIPRGSPALVDACRTSAIPLIASGGGVNHLYVHRSADLDLAARVTLDSKLPEPAGCTSVETVLVDRAVAEAYLEALARRLKEVEATLTLRVDPGVGVPVAPGLRTEPLGPYDIGREFLEPVVALVGVDGPATALEHIRAHGSGHTEGVLARDPEVTDTFRRGVDAAMVVVNGSLRLHDGPTLGLGAEIAIATGRLHVRGPVTLAALVTYSYVTDAAGALRG
- a CDS encoding acyl carrier protein, which codes for MPAYLSIDRSAVATVVKKIVVAESRLSVPPDAIADDEPLVGDLLHVNSLGFVGMLVRIEDELDATLPDDLFVGRSFRTVGDLIDVVTAAEVQP
- a CDS encoding TrpB-like pyridoxal phosphate-dependent enzyme, whose amino-acid sequence is MTTEVPTRWRSVLPYLAEPLPPDVTPRREGGEVKINIPVELVRHSVSTREYWDIPAPVVQRYRQYRPTPLWRARGFEEAVGARVPIYVKNEGVNISGSHKLNTALAQAHYYRQAGVEELVTGTGAGQWGTAMAAACALFGLRCRVFMVESSLRRKPYRGVLMRMLGAEVHASPSGLTKVSASEELAAGNSLSLAIGEAVEYAADHDGVAFCIGSGETYSILHQSVIGLEAADQLAELDARIDTVVGCVGAGSNFGGIALPFHAAARAAGAEGPRLVAAESSSTPKLTRGVYAYDKTDATGSGPMEAMYTIGSDYQIPDAHTAGLRFHGAAKLISAMRHTGDVDAVAVSQADALDAGRLLTRHESLLPAPESGHALAAAARIAASGETHQGVLVCVSGHGYLDLAAYEHFLAGGVEDQSPPDEALARAVAGLRPVGAPS
- a CDS encoding phosphopantetheine-binding protein, with the protein product MNQTFQDLLVPYLPYLNGRPVTEESRLHDLGLNSMKAIDLLFTIEDELGVSLPDEDLNDSTFATAGSLWRAVERAGAGQHTKVVV
- a CDS encoding acyl-CoA dehydrogenase, which produces MTLPTVLDDPAADAPRVLDALGPGATGPDAWRALGAAGLLAQVYRDGDPRQGVDPAALGALLTAVDERCPVGTTLAVCVPLATCLPLLAGVAGPAARTLADALRGDAVVALAATDDVAGCDLASLGTTVTLHEDHVELTGTKRWITNATRCDALLVLARHRPGPHFTNFTWLLVPATAPGVRAEAAETDLFDGSGTGHLSFDRVRLGRDHVVGGVGRGMSGFAAHIAVERLAGALWAVALCRRVLADTLRYLQDRRYGDGTLWHLEGVRQRYAAALLSARQHRALTDSLAGTVASGRDAPAAAMLKASAAGTLERVLDECAHLQGAYGFRTGGPQHLRAQAALFGIGGGTTEVVLSVIGGAATDILAGLDR
- a CDS encoding 4'-phosphopantetheinyl transferase superfamily protein; this encodes MRAREVDPGVWAAAGGVTTDGTTWADRAVAGEMAPWRARQFLGGRALLRSLLAEVVPPAAGADLVPGPNGKPVLVGWPGVGVSISHDEEQVAVCVATGRRVGVDVQTPPDPVPESMLRRCARRYLDELAALPPRRRNQVFTEIWAVQEACVKVDGSGIGGRPWRIDVPPDQDEGDWRGLRWRKVRDLAGPPVACAWDGGNR
- a CDS encoding flavin reductase family protein, whose amino-acid sequence is MISLETAVDERTFRAAMSRLGKCVAITTALGPAGPVGCTTTSLMSLSVAPPSVLLAFRTGGRTLADLLAAGRFAVNVLSRDQNELVHRFAAGNARDRFSAVAYRLHHGVPLLRGVAVTMVCQLRESLTAVDHTLVVGTVCELRTGPDEPLVLVGGRPHRAVPETPAPLLPAGNC
- a CDS encoding AMP-binding protein, producing the protein MSPDRAWVPHRSDERFDEFLLAAARTLPESPAVVEYVDGGTRHTTFGELAAAAERYVAALEQYGLDVGDRVMVVSDTSAEAIALLMACASRGLPFVPVSPETPAERRAAIAALAEPALCLFAAPQANTAAGEGWFGPDGIHVSAPPEPRPRRRRTVTPTDPAYIIFTSGTTGRPKGVVMSHRAVVSFYRGMLAERIVGVDDRVASTAPLQFDFSLLDIGLALGSGAAVVPVPRTLLRWPTRFLKVLRTTRATQVNGVPSIWRQALRHVPDQVAELTDLRGVLFCGEDFPLPELRLLQRLRPTARLVNCYGATESMAASFADVPNPLPGELDRLSIGSGHIGAELLLVREGAVVEETGTVGEMYLRSPALFSGYWDDAEATAAALVPDPVEPRSGDRVFRTGDLAYRGEDGELRFCGRVDSQVQIRGNRVELAEVQRRLLEFPGVAEAAAVVVTPPDRDPELAAFVVLATDAPPVEERDILAFCLRSMPSYMAPSRMRVADALPINQHGKTDQRKLLAALAGE
- a CDS encoding LysR family transcriptional regulator encodes the protein MEIRQLRALLTTVDAGSFTGAAVRLKVSQPTITHRIKTLERSLEAILLERMPGRVRPTTSGRTFLPYAREIVRLSEEAELAVAVPSEPHGRVSVGSPEILTSHRLLPLIEYLCVRYPKIDFSLHPLEPQDALSRLRDGQLDCAFLIGVEQSHEDLEFSILRPEPLALVVAPENGPGRPADAEEIFSTMLVCSDIDARHCLTFPLQGKPFPAPPRRMLKLNSLEAVKRSVANGVGAGLLPEVAVSRDITAGVLRKVPWRPPMQTYTQAVWRRGSIRHTALEVVLAAAEQVIRED
- a CDS encoding VOC family protein codes for the protein MAERQNVPKLCQVVLDCTDARSLAEFYRSLLGLLYGPGDKPPERGRADERGDDWLVLRTADGTPQLAFQQVDQLAAPTWPDGSVPQQLHLDLSVTSIEELKAQHERVLALGGRLLSDQKNGPDEPFRVYADPAGHPFCIFVA